From the Haloplasma contractile SSD-17B genome, one window contains:
- the phnC gene encoding phosphonate ABC transporter ATP-binding protein gives MIEFKNVSLTYPNGVEALKNVDLKINKGEFVVVVGLSGAGKSTLIRSMNRIVTPTDGELLIEGQDILSLKNKKLRGLRKKIGMIFQDYNLVKRSTVIKNVLAGRLAYTSTIKSILNRFSKEDRKLAYESLQRLGIEDKIYIRADQLSGGQQQRVSIARVLSQKPNIILADEPVASLDPPTSHQVMKDLKKINREDHITTIVNLHFIDMAMEYADRIIGMRDGKVVFDGSAKNVTEATFEEIYGRSIRAEDIRGGIDDEQNK, from the coding sequence ATGATTGAGTTTAAAAATGTATCACTTACGTATCCCAATGGTGTAGAAGCGCTTAAGAACGTAGATTTAAAAATTAATAAGGGTGAGTTTGTGGTTGTTGTAGGTCTTTCAGGCGCGGGGAAATCTACATTAATAAGAAGTATGAATCGTATAGTAACACCTACAGATGGAGAGTTATTAATTGAAGGTCAAGATATTTTAAGTCTAAAAAACAAGAAGTTACGTGGTTTAAGAAAGAAAATAGGTATGATTTTTCAGGACTATAATCTTGTTAAGCGATCTACTGTTATTAAGAATGTACTAGCAGGTCGTTTAGCTTATACGAGTACGATAAAAAGTATTTTAAATCGATTCTCAAAAGAAGACCGTAAATTAGCCTATGAAAGTTTACAACGTTTGGGTATTGAAGACAAAATTTATATAAGAGCCGACCAATTAAGTGGTGGACAACAACAGCGTGTCAGTATTGCAAGAGTTTTATCGCAAAAACCTAATATTATACTAGCAGATGAACCGGTTGCTAGTTTAGATCCACCGACTTCACATCAAGTTATGAAAGATTTAAAGAAGATTAACCGTGAAGATCATATTACAACAATTGTTAATCTGCATTTTATTGATATGGCGATGGAATATGCAGATCGAATCATTGGTATGAGAGATGGAAAAGTTGTGTTTGATGGCTCTGCTAAAAATGTAACAGAAGCAACATTTGAAGAGATTTATGGTCGTTCTATTCGTGCGGAAGACATTCGTGGGGGAATAGATGATGAGCAAAATAAATGA
- a CDS encoding phosphate/phosphite/phosphonate ABC transporter substrate-binding protein — protein sequence MKKLFSVLLVTVLALGLGACTSKKDDANTGADDNRPEKLVMGFVPSSNSDTIADTVEPLAELLSQRLDIEVEGRVMTNYNALVEAMGTNEVQIGFVPSFAYVVANEEYGVEVILKSERYGSGSYVGQYLVRTDSGIDTMDDLRGKVWAYGDATSTSGFLFPASQIIDLYSDVTDPTTDFFSDTVESGSHDNSIIAVMEGNADVATTFDDARVLVSEDYPNIMTDTKVIGYTDPIPNDTISVTKELDDELVQEIREAFYGFNANEDMLAIMKDVYSWDAIALAEDSEYDVVRSTYNKFKDSINLGN from the coding sequence ATGAAAAAATTATTTAGTGTACTTTTAGTAACAGTTCTTGCATTAGGATTAGGGGCATGTACATCAAAGAAGGATGATGCAAATACAGGGGCGGATGATAACAGACCAGAAAAGTTAGTAATGGGATTTGTTCCATCATCAAACTCAGACACAATTGCAGATACAGTTGAACCATTAGCAGAACTATTATCTCAGCGTTTAGATATTGAAGTTGAAGGTAGAGTAATGACTAACTACAATGCATTAGTTGAGGCAATGGGTACAAATGAAGTACAAATTGGATTTGTTCCTTCATTTGCATATGTAGTAGCTAATGAAGAATATGGTGTTGAAGTAATCTTAAAATCAGAACGTTACGGAAGTGGTTCATATGTTGGTCAATACCTTGTAAGAACTGACTCAGGAATAGATACGATGGATGATTTAAGAGGTAAAGTATGGGCATATGGAGATGCAACGTCTACAAGTGGATTTTTATTCCCTGCATCTCAAATTATAGACTTATATAGTGATGTGACGGACCCTACAACTGATTTCTTCTCAGATACAGTAGAATCTGGTTCTCATGATAATTCAATCATCGCTGTAATGGAAGGTAATGCAGATGTTGCCACTACATTTGATGATGCACGTGTTCTTGTTTCAGAAGATTATCCTAATATCATGACTGATACAAAAGTAATTGGATACACGGATCCTATTCCAAACGATACAATATCGGTTACAAAGGAATTAGATGATGAATTGGTTCAAGAAATTAGAGAAGCATTCTATGGATTTAATGCTAACGAAGACATGTTAGCAATTATGAAAGATGTATATAGCTGGGATGCAATTGCCTTAGCAGAAGACAGTGAATATGATGTTGTAAGAAGCACTTATAATAAATTTAAAGATTCTATTAATTTAGGTAATTAA
- a CDS encoding Na+/H+ antiporter NhaC family protein produces MELFIALFPAFVMILLVLLTRKVLLSLGVGIILASFIYADYNIVVALTYIWNSFFAIITSYDWYLPILGFVVIIGGITSILTLTGGVHAFAEWAVSKVKNRVAAQIVAWILGIVICIDDYFNALVIGEVSKPITDKYNISRAKLAYIIDSTSAPVVILMPLSTWGAYIIGIMGDLFDTAGYETHTGFSGFLAAVPYQFYPIVAIIMVYLVIRYKINIGAMKTYEHESIRGDDSSKLNAELETEEEIQGKQATQWTLIVPILVLIIVTFFIMLFQANFDLSLVMDQIITVPLLFGGLAALITAVIFALTDPHVKGNSILEVSTKGMYAMFKSAVAILVLAWMVSGAIQDLGTGELIAAYISGTNLSAFILPLILFLIAGGMAFATGTSWGSFGILLPIAVPIAVSTNPALMPAMIAAVLGGAVFGDHCSPVSDTTVLSATGARSTLQAHFISQVPYALITAGIASIGYLVYGLSEMLLLAYIVMAIVLFIFVRFMKKD; encoded by the coding sequence ATGGAGTTATTTATAGCATTATTTCCGGCGTTCGTTATGATTCTATTAGTTTTGCTGACAAGAAAGGTTCTACTCTCATTAGGAGTAGGAATCATTCTAGCTTCGTTTATCTATGCAGATTATAATATAGTAGTAGCGCTAACCTACATCTGGAATAGTTTTTTTGCAATTATTACAAGTTATGATTGGTACTTGCCTATTTTAGGATTTGTTGTGATTATTGGTGGAATAACATCTATTTTAACACTTACAGGTGGTGTTCATGCATTTGCTGAGTGGGCGGTATCTAAAGTAAAAAACCGTGTAGCAGCTCAAATCGTAGCTTGGATTTTGGGAATTGTCATTTGTATTGATGACTACTTTAACGCACTAGTGATTGGTGAAGTGTCGAAACCTATCACAGACAAGTATAACATTTCCCGAGCAAAACTTGCCTATATTATTGACTCTACAAGTGCACCAGTTGTTATTTTAATGCCACTTTCAACGTGGGGAGCATACATCATTGGGATAATGGGCGACCTTTTTGATACTGCAGGATATGAAACACATACTGGATTTTCTGGATTCTTAGCAGCAGTCCCTTATCAATTCTATCCAATCGTTGCAATTATAATGGTTTACCTTGTTATTCGCTATAAAATCAACATTGGTGCAATGAAAACCTATGAGCATGAATCAATTAGGGGTGATGACTCTTCAAAGTTGAACGCTGAATTGGAAACAGAAGAAGAAATCCAAGGTAAACAAGCAACTCAGTGGACACTTATTGTACCGATTCTCGTTTTAATCATTGTGACATTCTTTATAATGCTCTTTCAAGCTAATTTTGACCTATCACTAGTTATGGATCAAATAATCACCGTGCCATTACTCTTTGGTGGACTAGCAGCACTTATTACTGCCGTCATCTTCGCACTTACAGACCCTCATGTTAAAGGAAATTCCATATTAGAAGTCAGTACTAAAGGGATGTATGCCATGTTTAAATCAGCAGTAGCAATTTTGGTACTTGCATGGATGGTATCAGGTGCAATACAAGACCTTGGAACTGGTGAGCTAATAGCTGCTTATATATCAGGTACCAACCTATCAGCATTCATTCTTCCTTTAATCCTATTCTTAATTGCAGGAGGAATGGCGTTTGCTACTGGGACAAGCTGGGGATCATTCGGTATACTGTTACCAATTGCAGTTCCAATAGCCGTGTCTACGAATCCTGCATTAATGCCTGCTATGATTGCAGCCGTTCTAGGTGGAGCGGTATTTGGAGATCACTGTTCACCGGTTTCAGATACGACAGTCTTGTCAGCTACAGGAGCAAGGTCAACCTTACAAGCACACTTCATCTCACAAGTACCATATGCGCTTATTACAGCGGGAATCGCTTCTATCGGATATCTCGTCTATGGTCTATCTGAAATGTTACTACTAGCTTATATTGTGATGGCAATCGTCCTATTTATCTTTGTTCGATTCATGAAAAAGGATTAA
- a CDS encoding leucine-rich repeat domain-containing protein, translated as MKKLSKKKFIIIATIIVLFSLLFILKPVYSKSSCFEFDPDTGTKTDYKEESMLCNTNVLIPDKIKGIEVTKIGDYAFASNQLSSVVIPNSVTKIGESAFSHNQLTNVMIPESVKIIEDNTFYSNKLTRIIIPNQVTSIGHYAFMDNYLTNVTIPKNVMSIGVQAFDYNEITSVAIEGDENRFNAAWETIGFPVELRSIEPTE; from the coding sequence ATGAAAAAATTATCTAAAAAAAAGTTTATAATTATTGCGACGATTATTGTATTGTTTTCCTTATTATTTATACTAAAACCGGTGTATTCAAAAAGTTCTTGTTTTGAATTTGATCCAGATACTGGTACTAAAACTGACTATAAAGAAGAGAGTATGTTGTGTAATACAAATGTTTTAATCCCAGATAAAATTAAAGGAATTGAAGTGACAAAAATAGGTGATTATGCATTTGCAAGTAATCAACTATCAAGTGTAGTAATCCCAAATAGTGTAACGAAAATAGGAGAAAGTGCTTTTAGTCACAATCAGTTAACCAATGTAATGATTCCAGAAAGCGTAAAAATAATAGAAGATAATACATTTTATTCCAATAAATTAACTCGTATAATAATTCCTAATCAAGTTACAAGTATAGGACATTATGCGTTTATGGATAATTATTTAACGAATGTAACAATACCAAAAAATGTCATGTCAATAGGTGTTCAAGCGTTTGATTATAATGAAATAACAAGTGTTGCTATAGAAGGTGATGAGAATAGGTTCAATGCTGCATGGGAAACTATAGGATTTCCAGTAGAATTAAGGTCAATTGAACCTACTGAATAA
- a CDS encoding DUF4397 domain-containing protein produces MNNRVNSVAKVRIFHAATIERPVDIYINDQQVISGLEYGEVTEYLPLEKGRYNVKIYDSENGDLLYNQTIMIDGDKYLTISAISETGQLKLVVLEDEVANRKSSLKKRKEDTVIKKVQDRLGNTIEVVVDQTGEIVEDAIDETGNIMVHAGDRIKRVIDRVGNVYEVVVNQSGKIIAKVISDLGNVVEGLVNRIGNTVKKTVDQFGNTVEVVVDGLENTVGWVIDELGDIVGETASDLSNLANGTTNEYVDLNEDTEFGFESMIPDFANNRVSHKSNDDDQAQVRFVHLSPNAPAVDITLPDGTKLFVDTAYKEVTDYIPVGAGTVDLQVRPTGTNQVALRIPNVIFDPGQMYTVYAIGLLNGNPPLEAILFEDQM; encoded by the coding sequence ATGAATAATAGAGTGAATAGTGTTGCGAAGGTTAGAATTTTTCATGCAGCAACAATTGAAAGACCGGTGGATATCTATATTAATGATCAACAGGTAATTAGCGGATTAGAATATGGTGAGGTAACAGAGTATTTACCCCTTGAAAAAGGACGATATAATGTAAAAATCTACGACTCTGAAAATGGAGATTTACTTTATAATCAAACGATTATGATTGATGGGGATAAATATTTGACAATCAGTGCAATTAGTGAGACAGGACAGTTGAAATTAGTTGTGCTCGAAGATGAAGTCGCGAATCGAAAATCGAGTTTGAAAAAACGTAAAGAGGACACAGTAATTAAGAAAGTTCAAGATCGTTTAGGAAATACTATAGAGGTAGTAGTTGACCAAACAGGTGAAATCGTTGAAGATGCTATTGATGAAACAGGTAATATTATGGTTCATGCAGGAGACCGGATCAAACGAGTTATTGACCGTGTAGGGAATGTTTATGAAGTTGTTGTTAATCAATCAGGTAAAATTATAGCTAAAGTTATTAGTGACTTAGGAAATGTAGTGGAAGGCTTGGTGAATCGAATTGGTAATACTGTAAAGAAAACAGTCGACCAATTCGGAAACACAGTAGAAGTTGTTGTTGATGGTCTTGAAAATACCGTTGGTTGGGTAATAGATGAGCTTGGTGACATTGTAGGGGAAACAGCAAGTGATCTTTCAAATCTTGCTAATGGAACTACAAACGAATATGTTGATTTAAATGAAGACACTGAATTTGGATTTGAATCGATGATTCCAGACTTTGCAAATAACCGAGTTAGTCACAAGAGTAATGATGATGACCAAGCGCAAGTACGATTTGTTCATCTATCGCCAAACGCACCGGCTGTTGATATCACGTTACCTGATGGAACAAAGTTGTTTGTTGATACAGCATACAAAGAAGTAACAGACTATATTCCGGTAGGAGCTGGAACAGTAGACTTACAAGTAAGACCAACAGGAACAAATCAAGTTGCGTTAAGAATACCAAACGTAATATTTGATCCAGGTCAAATGTATACTGTATACGCAATTGGATTACTAAATGGGAACCCACCATTAGAAGCTATTCTATTTGAAGATCAAATGTAA
- a CDS encoding AAA family ATPase has product MKLVIIFGPHAVGKMTIGQELATKTGLKLFHNHMTIDLLSNFFEFGDPGFKRLNGLFRREIFEEVSKGDSEGLIFTYMWALDQQSDWEYVHEIMNLFKERDADVYLVELEADFDARIERNKTPNRLENKPTKRNVEKSEKTFRYLEDKYRLNSYEGEIKYENYIKINNTNLEPNEVAKLIVEKFTF; this is encoded by the coding sequence ATGAAACTAGTTATTATATTTGGACCGCATGCAGTAGGTAAAATGACGATAGGTCAGGAACTAGCAACGAAAACAGGTTTAAAGTTATTTCATAATCATATGACGATTGATTTGCTATCAAATTTTTTCGAGTTTGGTGATCCTGGATTTAAGCGTCTTAATGGTTTATTTCGACGTGAAATATTTGAAGAAGTATCAAAAGGCGACTCAGAAGGTTTGATTTTTACTTATATGTGGGCACTTGATCAACAATCTGATTGGGAGTATGTCCATGAAATTATGAACCTCTTTAAAGAACGTGATGCCGATGTATATCTTGTAGAACTTGAGGCAGACTTTGATGCACGTATTGAACGTAATAAGACACCAAACCGTCTAGAAAATAAACCAACGAAGCGGAATGTGGAAAAGTCAGAAAAAACATTTAGATACTTAGAGGATAAGTATCGGTTAAACTCGTATGAAGGTGAAATCAAATACGAGAATTACATAAAAATCAATAATACAAATCTAGAACCTAATGAGGTAGCAAAGTTGATTGTTGAAAAATTTACCTTCTAA
- a CDS encoding MFS transporter encodes MKKSTEISNMILLLTGKVVSLFGSYIYSFAISLYVLKVTGSALNFGLSFALGVFPRVIFGPVSGVITDRFNRKRLIVMLDLLSGIIVLSLMGLSFADELRIGYIYVTTFLLATCSTFFNTALSSSIPNVVSEKNLTRVNSLSEASASIAAITGPFVGGIVYALIDIRLFLLVNGLSFIVSGLSELFIKFNVHKPVDIEKEVQVQTEKWSFFTDLKEGIDYMKQEKWLLVLGAFVIFFNLFTIMGLTVPIPYIVVELWKFSEFEYSLLNIMFPVGMLVASLVLSVLPQAKSNYKRLIICILVFSVGIFLVGVVTSEKIFQLSNLYYLIILMGMYLTMAIASIFINVPIGVTMQKLVPNEMLGRVQGVLGTLAQGLSPIGAIIGGLLVDRINPWILPMTCGVIMILLTFAMTRVKEIRAI; translated from the coding sequence ATGAAAAAATCAACAGAAATCTCAAATATGATTTTGCTCCTTACAGGTAAGGTAGTATCACTCTTTGGGAGCTATATCTATAGCTTTGCGATTAGTTTATATGTGTTAAAAGTGACAGGTTCTGCATTAAATTTCGGTCTATCATTTGCATTAGGTGTATTTCCAAGAGTTATATTTGGTCCTGTATCGGGAGTGATAACAGACAGGTTTAATAGGAAACGATTAATTGTTATGCTTGATTTACTAAGTGGGATTATTGTTCTCTCTTTAATGGGATTAAGTTTTGCAGATGAGCTGCGAATTGGTTATATTTATGTGACCACATTCTTGTTAGCAACCTGTAGTACATTTTTTAATACTGCTTTATCATCATCGATCCCAAATGTGGTAAGTGAGAAAAATCTGACACGTGTCAATTCTTTGAGTGAAGCGTCTGCCTCAATAGCGGCTATTACAGGGCCTTTTGTAGGAGGGATTGTGTATGCGCTAATTGATATACGTTTATTCTTATTAGTTAATGGTCTATCGTTTATTGTATCAGGTTTATCAGAGTTGTTTATAAAGTTTAATGTTCATAAACCTGTAGATATAGAAAAAGAAGTACAGGTGCAAACTGAAAAGTGGTCCTTCTTTACAGACTTAAAAGAGGGAATTGACTATATGAAACAAGAAAAATGGCTATTAGTGCTAGGAGCATTTGTTATATTCTTTAATCTATTCACAATCATGGGCTTAACAGTACCAATTCCCTATATTGTCGTAGAATTATGGAAGTTTAGCGAATTTGAATACAGCTTACTAAACATCATGTTTCCTGTTGGGATGTTAGTTGCCTCACTAGTTTTATCCGTTTTACCACAAGCTAAGAGTAATTACAAACGCCTAATCATCTGTATCTTAGTATTTTCTGTAGGAATATTCTTAGTAGGAGTTGTAACGTCTGAGAAAATCTTTCAACTCAGTAATTTGTATTATTTAATTATTCTAATGGGAATGTATTTAACAATGGCAATTGCATCAATTTTTATAAATGTTCCGATTGGTGTGACCATGCAAAAACTAGTTCCTAATGAAATGCTAGGTCGAGTTCAGGGAGTTCTAGGGACATTAGCACAAGGGCTATCTCCTATTGGAGCAATTATTGGTGGACTTCTTGTAGATAGGATTAATCCATGGATTCTACCAATGACCTGTGGTGTCATTATGATCCTATTAACTTTCGCTATGACACGAGTGAAAGAAATAAGAGCCATTTAA
- a CDS encoding RNA polymerase sigma factor, which yields MDDTAIVEKIKEAVEPIFAYSLKRTNNRHEAEDLSQEILLNLYDSYNQLKDERKFYGWMWAVANNVFKTYLRKKGKNTHIEFNEQYHIEYENRITDQVEEQEELGLIFREISILSGLYRETMMLYYIKERSCAQIAEELSMSENMVKQYLFKSRKKVKEGVNMIRERGERSFNPRRFSIYYWGNSKNYYHKLFKRKLPGNIMLETFYSPITTEQLSVELGVASVYLEDEIDILLENNLLTKKSNKFQSNIVIFTKEFEEELYNKTKDHYAELANDLNNFINEKENLIRSIGFKGADLPFNTLKWQLLSITLYEMVIERFLKHEIKELPSINKDYRGYVWGMERDYGDQDFDIGINGYTDDSGNALVVMDYALIDKKYQDLCSQITGDTLLKIASEADLDLNKYEENELLSLIKEGYVYQNDGLTVNMPVFTKKEFRALKELLEDAVVDLYHEFIAIIPKTEKILKNYVPKKITDLKAIVSLKQVESFIVEIMNTCYLNNDIHLPKPCHDVLSAYIIVNK from the coding sequence ATGGATGATACAGCAATTGTAGAGAAGATAAAAGAGGCAGTAGAACCTATATTTGCCTATTCGTTAAAGCGGACGAACAATCGCCATGAGGCTGAGGACTTATCGCAAGAAATCTTACTAAATCTGTACGACTCGTATAACCAACTAAAGGATGAACGCAAGTTTTATGGTTGGATGTGGGCCGTTGCGAATAATGTATTTAAAACCTATTTAAGAAAGAAAGGTAAGAATACGCATATCGAATTTAATGAACAGTACCATATTGAGTATGAAAATAGAATCACCGATCAAGTAGAAGAACAAGAGGAGTTAGGACTTATATTCAGAGAAATCTCAATTTTATCAGGGCTATACCGTGAGACGATGATGCTCTACTATATTAAAGAGAGAAGTTGTGCACAGATTGCAGAGGAACTAAGCATGTCGGAGAACATGGTTAAGCAATATCTATTTAAATCACGAAAAAAGGTTAAGGAAGGTGTCAACATGATTAGAGAACGCGGGGAACGAAGCTTTAATCCAAGGAGATTCAGTATTTATTACTGGGGAAATTCAAAAAATTATTATCACAAATTATTTAAGCGAAAACTACCTGGAAACATTATGCTTGAAACCTTTTACTCACCAATTACGACTGAACAACTTAGTGTTGAACTAGGCGTTGCTTCTGTCTACCTTGAGGATGAAATCGATATCCTTCTTGAGAATAACTTGTTAACAAAAAAATCAAATAAGTTTCAGTCTAATATAGTAATTTTTACAAAAGAGTTTGAAGAGGAACTGTATAATAAAACAAAAGACCACTACGCTGAGTTAGCAAATGATTTAAATAACTTTATAAATGAAAAAGAGAATTTAATACGAAGTATAGGCTTCAAGGGTGCAGATCTACCGTTTAACACATTAAAATGGCAGTTATTATCCATTACGCTATATGAAATGGTAATAGAACGGTTTCTTAAACATGAAATCAAAGAATTGCCATCAATTAATAAGGATTATCGTGGATATGTATGGGGAATGGAGCGCGATTATGGTGACCAAGATTTTGATATCGGTATTAATGGATATACAGATGATTCAGGTAATGCATTAGTAGTAATGGATTATGCACTTATAGATAAAAAATACCAGGATTTATGCTCTCAGATTACTGGTGATACACTGTTAAAAATAGCTAGCGAGGCTGACTTGGATCTTAATAAATATGAAGAAAATGAACTACTATCCCTTATTAAGGAGGGGTATGTTTATCAAAATGATGGACTTACCGTGAATATGCCGGTTTTTACTAAGAAAGAATTTCGGGCACTAAAGGAACTATTAGAAGATGCAGTTGTAGATTTGTATCATGAATTTATAGCAATTATTCCTAAAACTGAAAAAATACTAAAGAATTATGTTCCCAAAAAAATAACTGACTTAAAAGCAATCGTGTCACTGAAACAAGTGGAATCATTTATTGTAGAAATCATGAATACTTGTTATTTAAATAATGATATCCATTTACCGAAACCATGTCATGATGTGTTATCGGCTTATATTATTGTAAATAAATAG